Genomic segment of Acinetobacter larvae:
CATTTCAGAAGCAATTAGCCGCCGTTTTGAAGACCTCGATACCATTTATAATTTGGGGCATCTAGATCTCAATATCTCGGGGTGTATGAATGCTTGTGGTCATCACCATGTGGGAAATATTGGTATTTTAGGCGTCGATAAAAAGGGTGCCGAATTCTATCAAATCACTTTGGGCGGCAATGCCGACCATGATGCGTCATTAGGTGATATTCTTGGACCTTCTTTTGCAGCAGATGCAGTGCCTGATATTATCGATGAGATTTTAAATACTTATTTAGATCTGCGTGAAGAGGGTGAGGAGTTTATCGACACTTATCGTCGTGTTGGTATTAAACCGTTTAAGGAGCGTGCATATGCTTAATTTAGATTTAGCGGTACTCGGCAAAGATGGCTCAATCTCAGCAAATAGTTATCAGTTGATTGCAGAAGATGGGCAGCTACCTGCTGGGGATGTATTGCTTAGCACAGCTCAGCTCGATTTACTGCCAAGCATAGCGACTAAAAAAGCTTTATTGATTACCGTAGAAGATTCACCTGAAGTCAATCATTTCCCTTTGGCTGAATTAGATTGTATTTTTATTGAATTTGCTGGTTTTAATGATGGTCGTGGTTATTCTTTTGCCGCACTATTACGTCGTCAGGGCTTTCAGGGAGAGTTGCGCGCAGTCGGGGATATTTTTAAAGATGTCTTGAACTATTTAAAACGTTCTGGCTTCGATAGCTTTGTGATTAAAGAAGGCAAAGATGTCGCAGAAGAGGCGGCTGGGTTGAATGACTTTAGCCAAGCTTATCAAGCCTCAACTGCCATTGCACAAGCCAACTATCAGACGGGCGCTTAAAAGTTTGATTACCATAAAAAATCCCCGCCAATTCACTGACGGGGATTTTTTATTCATGCTGATAACGAATTATAGCAATTCGATGGCAACTGCAGTTGCTTCACCACCACCGATACATAGGGTTGCAATGCCTTTTTGACCGCCAATGCGTTTTAAGGCGTGGATCAAGGTTAAGATAATCCGTGAACCAGTTGATCCTACAGGATGTCCAAGTGCACATGCGCCACCATGAATATTGACTTTGGCTGGGTCTAATTTGAAATCGTCAATTGGGCACATGGTCACCATGGCAAAGGCTTCATTAATTTCCCATAGATCAACATCTTGTGCATTCCAGCCGGTTTGTTTTAAAA
This window contains:
- a CDS encoding DUF934 domain-containing protein, yielding MLNLDLAVLGKDGSISANSYQLIAEDGQLPAGDVLLSTAQLDLLPSIATKKALLITVEDSPEVNHFPLAELDCIFIEFAGFNDGRGYSFAALLRRQGFQGELRAVGDIFKDVLNYLKRSGFDSFVIKEGKDVAEEAAGLNDFSQAYQASTAIAQANYQTGA